In one window of Flavobacterium ginsengisoli DNA:
- a CDS encoding zinc dependent phospholipase C family protein, translating into MKKIQMRPKLIAFGVLVIGFIMLSWGTVGHERINKAAVMALPKQLQIFFYNHIDFITQEASVPDIRKYALNYKEEGPRHYFDMENFGPADTYPKTLEEAKQKYDAKFLSDNGILPWYMEDMMAKLTKAFKDKNKAEILFLVADLGHYVGDAHMPLHTSANHDGQLTDQKGIHSLWESRLPELFVKNYKLNVPEAQYYPDVHKAIWDLINDTHSLAQPLLDIDKKLRTATPQDKVFKLDAEGNVMKTRYNTAVFSEDYAKKLHEQLNGMVESQMKKAIVATASFWYTAWINAGKPDLSDLDAPAVTQRNYQALQDDLKLFQKGDLFGMKNQND; encoded by the coding sequence ATGAAAAAAATCCAAATGAGACCAAAATTAATCGCTTTCGGTGTATTAGTTATTGGCTTTATTATGTTATCATGGGGAACTGTTGGCCATGAACGTATTAACAAAGCTGCTGTAATGGCTTTACCAAAACAATTGCAGATATTTTTCTATAATCACATTGATTTTATTACCCAAGAAGCTTCGGTTCCAGATATCCGTAAGTATGCTTTAAACTATAAAGAAGAAGGACCAAGACATTATTTTGACATGGAGAACTTTGGTCCTGCAGACACTTATCCGAAAACATTAGAAGAGGCAAAACAAAAATACGATGCTAAATTCTTGTCGGATAACGGAATCTTACCATGGTATATGGAAGATATGATGGCAAAATTGACAAAAGCTTTTAAAGATAAAAATAAAGCTGAAATCTTATTCCTTGTCGCAGATTTAGGACATTATGTTGGTGATGCGCACATGCCATTACATACTTCTGCAAATCACGACGGACAATTAACAGATCAAAAAGGAATTCACTCACTTTGGGAAAGTAGATTACCAGAGTTGTTTGTTAAAAATTATAAATTAAATGTTCCTGAAGCACAGTATTATCCAGACGTTCACAAAGCAATTTGGGACTTGATTAACGATACTCATAGCTTGGCGCAACCTTTATTGGATATCGATAAAAAATTGAGAACTGCAACTCCTCAAGACAAAGTATTTAAATTAGATGCAGAAGGAAATGTAATGAAAACGAGATACAATACTGCTGTTTTTTCTGAGGATTATGCTAAAAAGCTTCACGAACAATTAAACGGAATGGTTGAAAGCCAAATGAAAAAAGCTATTGTCGCAACTGCAAGTTTTTGGTATACTGCATGGATAAATGCTGGAAAACCAGATTTGAGCGATTTAGATGCTCCAGCGGTTACACAAAGAAATTATCAAGCTTTACAAGATGATTTGAAATTGTTTCAAAAAGGTGATTTGTTTGGAATGAAAAATCAAAATGATTAA
- a CDS encoding response regulator transcription factor gives MHILIVEDEVGIVQFLKQGLLEEGYQITTAADGSKGFELVQEQKFDLILLDWMLPKINGLDLCKAIRIKDQTTPIIFLTAKDTVQETIEGLKAGANDYIKKPFSFEELVERIKVHFRNKKQIETLTLGNITMDLSRHIVLKGEEEISLTQREFELLAYLIQNKGKVCTRNQILRDVWEINFEYDTGVIDVFMNAIRKKLNLKIEEDYIKTIRGIGYIAND, from the coding sequence ATGCATATTTTAATAGTTGAAGACGAAGTAGGAATTGTTCAATTTCTAAAACAAGGCTTGCTCGAGGAAGGTTATCAAATTACTACTGCTGCCGATGGTTCAAAAGGTTTTGAACTAGTTCAAGAACAAAAATTTGATTTGATTCTTCTGGATTGGATGTTGCCAAAAATCAACGGACTTGATCTGTGTAAAGCCATTAGAATTAAGGATCAAACTACGCCAATTATTTTTTTAACAGCAAAAGATACTGTGCAAGAGACGATTGAAGGATTGAAAGCGGGCGCAAACGATTATATCAAAAAACCTTTCAGTTTTGAGGAATTGGTTGAACGAATTAAAGTTCACTTTAGAAATAAAAAGCAAATTGAAACTTTGACTTTAGGAAATATTACAATGGACTTATCCAGACATATTGTTTTGAAAGGAGAAGAAGAAATTTCGCTTACACAACGAGAGTTTGAATTGTTGGCATATTTAATTCAAAACAAAGGAAAAGTCTGCACTAGAAATCAAATTTTGAGAGATGTGTGGGAAATTAATTTTGAGTACGACACTGGTGTTATTGATGTTTTTATGAATGCAATTCGAAAAAAACTAAATCTTAAAATTGAAGAAGATTATATAAAAACCATTCGTGGTATTGGGTATATTGCCAATGATTAG
- a CDS encoding LysR family transcriptional regulator, with translation MDFRLKVFYTVALRLNFTKAATELYITQPAVSKHIQELEEAYKTKLFERNGSKIALTPAGKILLKYTKSIFDIYREIDFEMSSFNAERQGLLRLGASTTISQYIISPVLASFHQKQKDIKVNLLNGNTEQIENALINKEIEIGIVEGQSKNQSIKYIPFLKDELVLVCSSKNPLVQQNEISITDLKSMKFITRERGSGTLEVIEFALKKANLKLADLQIEMQLGSTESIKSYLLNSECFAFMSIHAVSKELKNKELIVLDVEQLAIERYFYIITLQGKSDSLSELFIQNLASHYNLKL, from the coding sequence ATGGACTTCAGGCTAAAAGTTTTCTACACCGTTGCGCTCCGCCTTAATTTTACTAAAGCGGCAACAGAGTTGTATATTACGCAGCCAGCAGTTTCTAAACATATCCAAGAATTAGAGGAAGCATATAAAACCAAACTCTTCGAGCGAAACGGTTCCAAAATCGCTTTAACTCCAGCTGGAAAAATTCTTCTAAAATATACTAAAAGTATTTTCGATATCTATCGCGAAATAGACTTTGAAATGAGTTCGTTTAATGCAGAACGTCAAGGTTTGCTTAGACTAGGAGCAAGTACAACTATTTCGCAATATATTATTTCTCCAGTTTTGGCTAGTTTTCATCAAAAGCAAAAAGACATAAAAGTCAATTTACTGAATGGAAATACAGAACAAATCGAAAATGCTTTAATCAATAAAGAAATCGAAATCGGAATTGTTGAAGGACAATCTAAAAATCAATCCATAAAATACATTCCGTTTTTAAAAGATGAATTGGTTTTAGTCTGCAGCAGTAAAAATCCGTTGGTGCAACAAAATGAAATTTCAATAACTGATTTAAAATCAATGAAATTTATAACTCGAGAACGCGGTTCTGGAACACTTGAAGTTATAGAATTTGCATTAAAAAAAGCCAACTTAAAACTAGCAGATTTGCAAATCGAGATGCAATTAGGAAGTACAGAAAGTATAAAATCATATTTGTTAAATTCAGAATGTTTTGCTTTTATGTCTATTCATGCTGTAAGTAAAGAGTTGAAAAATAAAGAATTAATCGTTTTGGATGTAGAGCAATTAGCAATTGAAAGATATTTTTACATCATAACTTTACAAGGAAAGTCAGACTCATTATCAGAATTGTTTATTCAGAATTTAGCATCTCATTATAACTTGAAGTTATAG
- a CDS encoding DUF4302 domain-containing protein has translation MKQLYKYLFATVLILQLIACNDNTDAEQLFNETPTTRLNNQKTELSEALLSSPQGWKAVYFTDNTVLGGYTHLFRFAADGTVVMASDFDSDTDPHKSEYAIQVGSTVSLTFTTKNRIHLLSDSNNYPIPALRAKGYLGDFQFLYYGQENGEIIFRTNRNNQELRFVKATAEDWADLPKNLVMEQNVIGGEERPLFRLLETNDGTTTHKFDFSFAAATRFATSNSIESGYSVSYDLGIGYTPTGIIVSPAVEVGGQKLSNFTYNDADGSFTATGTGGVSAVIKYTTKPLVLTDDYKYLLAGQPLSWFGFFVDDYTIDSPANSPLLYAELEKVNAMLPAGQSIASIQIYANHSIGTFIYYTFVGRNPLQHHVTAEEDADGKKVILKHKSWNGNTTVATPAFLASIDKYFMDPEGLYVKAESFRLYYSDPVYTFTSASSPFRMTTWKLQ, from the coding sequence ATGAAACAACTATATAAGTACTTATTTGCGACTGTTTTAATACTGCAATTGATCGCCTGTAATGATAATACAGATGCAGAACAACTTTTTAATGAAACGCCTACAACTCGTCTAAATAATCAAAAAACAGAATTAAGTGAGGCTTTGCTTTCGTCTCCACAAGGATGGAAAGCGGTTTATTTTACTGATAACACTGTTTTAGGAGGATATACACACTTGTTTAGATTTGCTGCAGACGGTACTGTAGTTATGGCATCAGATTTTGATTCGGATACAGATCCACATAAAAGTGAATATGCTATTCAAGTAGGAAGTACAGTAAGTTTAACTTTTACTACAAAAAATAGAATTCACCTTTTATCAGATTCAAACAATTATCCTATTCCAGCTTTGAGAGCTAAAGGTTATTTAGGAGATTTTCAATTTTTGTACTACGGACAAGAAAATGGCGAGATTATCTTTAGAACCAATAGAAACAATCAAGAATTGCGTTTTGTAAAAGCTACTGCAGAAGATTGGGCAGATTTGCCTAAAAACCTTGTAATGGAGCAAAATGTTATTGGAGGAGAAGAAAGACCGCTTTTTAGACTTCTTGAAACTAACGATGGAACAACCACTCATAAATTTGATTTTTCATTTGCGGCTGCAACTCGTTTTGCAACATCAAATTCTATTGAAAGCGGTTATTCTGTAAGTTACGATTTAGGAATTGGATATACTCCAACAGGAATAATAGTAAGTCCTGCGGTTGAAGTAGGCGGACAAAAATTATCAAATTTCACATATAATGACGCTGACGGAAGTTTTACAGCAACAGGAACAGGTGGCGTATCTGCTGTGATAAAATATACAACGAAGCCTTTAGTCCTTACAGACGATTATAAATATTTACTTGCTGGACAGCCACTTTCATGGTTTGGATTCTTTGTAGATGATTACACAATAGATTCTCCTGCGAACTCACCATTGTTATATGCTGAATTAGAAAAAGTTAATGCAATGTTACCAGCTGGACAAAGTATAGCATCTATTCAGATATATGCGAATCACTCTATCGGAACTTTTATTTATTACACTTTCGTGGGAAGAAATCCTTTACAGCATCACGTAACTGCTGAAGAAGATGCAGATGGTAAAAAAGTAATTCTGAAACATAAATCATGGAACGGAAATACTACAGTAGCAACACCGGCTTTCTTGGCGAGTATAGATAAATATTTCATGGATCCTGAAGGACTTTATGTGAAAGCTGAAAGCTTCAGATTATACTACTCAGATCCTGTATATACATTTACAAGCGCCTCAAGTCCGTTTAGAATGACAACTTGGAAGCTTCAATAA
- a CDS encoding RNA polymerase sigma factor — protein MSQILKNKVLDDFILWNNLKNGNEKSFSLLFEKYYRDLISYGNSLCSYEEKVQDCIQDVFADIWLYRDSLQDNVIVKAYLLSSVRKRIARLHERDHVFRKTTTTDVLEFLFDFSIENRLVEDEVTAERVLLLNKLLNDLPGRQKEALYLRYHQGLSVDQIADLLDVNYQSASNLLHRGLLSLRKEWTGSIPLLVLISSGVF, from the coding sequence ATGAGCCAAATTTTAAAAAACAAGGTTTTAGACGATTTTATTCTGTGGAATAATTTGAAGAATGGTAATGAGAAATCATTTTCGTTACTTTTTGAAAAATACTATAGAGACTTGATCAGTTACGGCAATTCGCTTTGTTCGTATGAAGAAAAAGTACAAGATTGTATTCAAGATGTTTTTGCTGATATTTGGCTTTATCGCGACTCTCTTCAAGATAATGTTATTGTTAAGGCGTATTTGCTTTCTAGTGTTAGAAAGAGAATTGCTCGTTTGCACGAAAGAGATCATGTATTTAGAAAAACTACTACTACAGATGTTTTAGAATTTCTTTTTGATTTTTCGATAGAAAATCGTTTGGTAGAAGACGAAGTTACTGCTGAACGTGTTCTTCTTTTGAATAAATTATTGAATGACCTTCCAGGTCGTCAGAAGGAAGCTTTGTATTTGCGCTATCACCAAGGATTAAGCGTAGATCAAATAGCAGATTTATTAGATGTGAATTATCAGTCGGCTAGTAATCTTCTACATCGCGGTTTGCTAAGTCTTAGAAAAGAATGGACAGGCAGTATTCCGCTTCTAGTGCTTATATCTTCAGGGGTTTTTTAA
- a CDS encoding TPM domain-containing protein translates to MNRNLILLFLFFLINISFSQTISKKQSDSLKQEIVKIYREVYWSALPKQKGWVNDYEKILSDNEEKKLDSLISKYERETSIEIAIVTIDTIKVAENNFEALSLHIAKTWGVGKKGKDNGILIAFSKGYKNIRIQNGNGIEKIFSNEDTSKIIENDFIPEFKMGNYYQGLTNGIIKIMEYLRGRIQED, encoded by the coding sequence ATGAATAGAAATTTAATTTTACTTTTTTTATTTTTTCTAATCAATATTTCCTTTAGCCAAACTATTAGTAAAAAACAAAGTGATTCTTTAAAACAGGAAATTGTAAAAATATATCGTGAGGTTTATTGGAGTGCTCTGCCTAAACAAAAAGGTTGGGTTAATGATTATGAAAAGATTCTATCTGATAATGAAGAAAAAAAATTAGATAGTTTAATTTCTAAATACGAAAGGGAAACTTCAATAGAAATCGCAATTGTAACAATTGATACAATCAAAGTGGCGGAAAACAATTTTGAAGCTTTATCATTGCATATCGCTAAAACATGGGGAGTTGGTAAAAAAGGAAAAGATAACGGAATTCTTATTGCATTTTCTAAAGGATATAAAAATATCAGAATTCAAAATGGAAATGGAATTGAAAAAATATTTTCAAATGAAGACACCTCGAAAATTATTGAAAATGATTTTATTCCAGAATTTAAAATGGGAAATTATTATCAAGGTTTGACAAATGGAATCATTAAAATAATGGAGTATTTGAGAGGAAGAATACAAGAAGATTAA
- a CDS encoding putative zinc-binding metallopeptidase: MKLLKYNKIAVLALVSITLFSCGSDDLPGESQLDFTQPEKTALDNWIDGIYLDQYNINVQYKWNQNTVDNSRYLFPPEIDKVKPALEIVQTIWLKSYARNWRSRFRKENSAKRNCFGWRS, translated from the coding sequence ATGAAATTATTAAAATATAATAAAATTGCGGTTTTAGCTCTAGTTTCGATAACTCTATTTTCATGTGGAAGCGATGACCTGCCAGGAGAAAGCCAATTAGATTTTACACAACCTGAAAAAACAGCTTTAGATAATTGGATTGATGGAATTTACTTAGATCAATACAATATTAATGTGCAATATAAATGGAACCAAAATACAGTAGACAATAGCCGTTATTTGTTCCCGCCAGAAATTGATAAAGTGAAACCAGCACTAGAAATAGTTCAAACAATATGGCTAAAAAGTTATGCTCGCAATTGGAGGTCCAGATTTCGTAAAGAAAATAGCGCCAAGAGAAATTGTTTTGGTTGGAGGAGTTAA
- a CDS encoding RagB/SusD family nutrient uptake outer membrane protein codes for MKNLKIALSLLILICITSCDDFLSEKPDNRTEIDTPEKIKELLVEAYPQMSYFEIAETMSDNVFDTGLPTTLIRNEQNYNWEINTEATDIDTQAYYWDACYKAIAHANKALEAIEQLGSPASLNPQRGEALMARAYSHFMLVSLWAKRYNPATAESDLGIPYVTKPETELITQYKRNTVAEVFDFLEKDIEEGLKLVTNDYKEPRFHFTVADFKSFCQ; via the coding sequence ATGAAAAACTTAAAAATAGCATTATCCCTATTAATACTTATTTGTATTACTAGCTGTGATGATTTCTTATCGGAGAAACCAGATAATAGAACAGAAATAGATACACCAGAAAAAATAAAAGAATTATTGGTAGAAGCTTATCCTCAAATGAGTTATTTTGAGATTGCAGAAACGATGTCTGATAATGTTTTTGACACCGGATTACCTACAACATTAATCAGAAACGAGCAAAATTATAATTGGGAAATCAATACAGAAGCAACTGATATTGATACTCAAGCGTATTACTGGGATGCTTGTTATAAAGCAATTGCGCATGCAAACAAAGCATTAGAAGCAATTGAGCAATTAGGAAGCCCAGCAAGCTTAAATCCTCAAAGAGGTGAAGCTTTAATGGCGAGAGCGTATTCACACTTTATGTTGGTTTCATTATGGGCAAAACGTTACAATCCAGCAACAGCTGAGTCCGATTTAGGTATTCCGTATGTAACAAAACCAGAAACAGAATTAATTACTCAATACAAAAGAAATACAGTTGCTGAAGTTTTTGATTTTCTTGAAAAAGACATTGAAGAAGGTTTAAAATTAGTGACAAACGATTACAAAGAGCCAAGATTTCACTTTACTGTAGCAGACTTCAAAAGCTTTTGCCAGTAG
- a CDS encoding RagB/SusD family nutrient uptake outer membrane protein, with product MRDFSTYEPLGVEDQMLRYGASDVETNLLIVSANTIVGRLYSTNRFNLSGLRRPEIFGTSTNLFGKAYYYNFYSSNGSITLFLPKFYEYFKYSNVTAGIGDPYVAEVLLSNDEFFLNRMEAHVMKGQIDLANDELEYFLATRTPTYNPATDKLTEARVVAMFPVVPDEYTPFYSMTPVQTSYIKAIAETRRRDFIHEGLRWFDIKRFNIVVKHETSNKPANILVKDDNRRALQIPLHASNTGLELNPR from the coding sequence TTGAGAGATTTCTCTACTTATGAACCTCTTGGTGTAGAAGATCAAATGTTGAGATATGGCGCGAGCGATGTAGAAACCAATTTATTAATTGTTTCAGCAAATACTATTGTCGGAAGATTATATTCTACAAATCGTTTCAATTTATCAGGCTTACGTCGTCCAGAGATTTTTGGAACTAGTACAAATCTTTTTGGGAAAGCGTATTATTATAACTTTTATTCTTCTAATGGAAGTATAACTTTATTTCTTCCAAAGTTCTATGAATACTTTAAATATTCTAACGTAACAGCTGGTATTGGAGATCCTTATGTAGCAGAAGTTTTATTAAGCAACGACGAGTTTTTCTTAAACAGAATGGAAGCTCACGTTATGAAAGGACAAATTGATTTGGCTAATGACGAATTAGAATACTTCTTAGCAACGAGAACTCCAACTTATAATCCAGCAACAGATAAATTAACTGAAGCAAGAGTAGTAGCAATGTTTCCTGTTGTTCCAGACGAATACACTCCATTCTACAGCATGACGCCAGTACAAACTTCTTATATTAAAGCTATTGCAGAAACAAGAAGAAGAGATTTTATACACGAAGGACTTAGATGGTTTGATATTAAACGTTTTAACATTGTGGTAAAACATGAAACATCAAACAAACCAGCTAATATACTAGTAAAAGACGACAACAGAAGAGCTTTACAGATTCCGTTGCACGCTTCAAACACTGGTTTAGAACTAAATCCTAGATAA
- a CDS encoding YeiH family protein: MKTKQQTSAQLFEINQSLQQVLFLVVILLCLFSIISPPVALLLGVLIVNLFGNPFVEFNHKAITFLLQFSVVGLGFGMNANNAVSAGKEGFVLTVFSIFSTLIFGFLLGKWLRTEKKTSHLISCGTAICGGSAIAAISPVIKSNENQTSIALGVIFILNSIALFVFPFIGHQLDLSQKDFGLWCAIAIHDTSSVVGAANKYGAEALQVATTVKLARALWIIPISILTAFLFKSKNSKIKIPYFIGLFVVAMLVNTYIPSTTIFTAHLVGIAKIGLTITLFLIGATLNFATLKAVGVKPLLQGVFLWIFIAVLALLSILYLG, from the coding sequence TTGAAAACAAAACAACAAACATCAGCACAATTATTTGAAATTAATCAATCACTTCAACAAGTACTTTTTCTTGTTGTAATTCTTTTATGTTTATTTTCGATTATTTCTCCTCCAGTAGCACTTTTATTGGGTGTTTTAATTGTGAACCTTTTTGGAAATCCGTTTGTAGAATTCAATCACAAAGCAATTACATTTTTATTGCAATTCTCTGTAGTAGGTTTAGGATTCGGAATGAACGCAAATAACGCAGTTTCAGCGGGAAAAGAAGGATTTGTTTTAACTGTCTTTTCAATATTCAGCACTTTGATTTTCGGATTTCTATTAGGGAAATGGCTTAGGACAGAGAAAAAGACTTCTCATTTAATTTCTTGCGGAACAGCAATTTGTGGAGGAAGCGCGATTGCCGCTATTTCCCCTGTAATCAAATCGAACGAAAATCAGACTTCAATAGCTTTAGGAGTTATTTTTATACTAAACTCAATCGCTCTGTTTGTCTTTCCTTTTATCGGACATCAATTAGATTTGTCTCAAAAAGACTTTGGGCTTTGGTGTGCAATTGCCATTCACGACACTAGTTCTGTTGTGGGCGCGGCAAATAAATATGGTGCAGAAGCTCTTCAGGTTGCAACAACAGTAAAATTAGCCAGAGCTTTATGGATTATTCCAATTTCAATTTTGACTGCTTTTTTATTTAAAAGCAAGAACTCAAAAATTAAAATTCCTTATTTCATCGGTTTGTTTGTTGTTGCAATGTTAGTGAATACCTATATTCCGTCAACAACCATTTTTACAGCACATCTTGTTGGTATTGCTAAAATTGGTTTAACTATAACTTTATTTCTAATTGGTGCAACGCTAAACTTTGCCACTTTAAAAGCAGTAGGAGTAAAGCCTTTGCTTCAAGGTGTTTTTTTATGGATTTTTATAGCTGTTTTAGCTTTATTATCAATACTTTATTTAGGATAA
- a CDS encoding FecR family protein → MYLSGEGFFEISKNPKKPFFVYANEIVTRVVGTSFRIKAYPDQQNVEVLVRTGKVKVKSNDLVRTTENKEIVLLPNQALRFARKELVFNKITNITEDPILVNSVRNIEQLSFEFTDIPVAQILETIEQAYLVDIDFPHEKLKDCRLTTSLSDQPLAEKLKIICKSIGNDTNYEMNGNQIVITTSGCN, encoded by the coding sequence GTGTATTTATCCGGCGAAGGTTTCTTTGAAATTAGTAAAAATCCTAAAAAGCCTTTTTTTGTTTATGCTAATGAGATTGTCACTAGAGTTGTTGGAACAAGCTTTAGAATAAAGGCTTATCCAGATCAGCAAAATGTTGAAGTTCTTGTTCGCACCGGTAAAGTAAAGGTAAAATCTAATGATTTGGTTCGCACTACTGAAAACAAAGAAATTGTTTTGCTTCCTAATCAAGCATTGCGTTTTGCTCGTAAAGAATTAGTGTTTAATAAAATAACCAATATTACTGAAGATCCGATTTTAGTAAATAGTGTTAGAAATATTGAGCAGTTAAGTTTTGAGTTTACCGATATTCCTGTTGCACAAATTCTTGAAACTATAGAACAGGCTTATTTAGTAGATATTGATTTTCCTCACGAAAAATTAAAAGACTGCCGATTGACGACTTCTTTAAGTGATCAGCCATTGGCAGAAAAACTGAAAATAATTTGTAAAAGCATTGGCAACGATACAAATTATGAAATGAATGGAAATCAGATTGTAATTACGACTTCTGGCTGTAACTAG
- the fabG gene encoding 3-oxoacyl-[acyl-carrier-protein] reductase → MKLLEGKVAIITGASRGIGKGIAEVFAKHGANVAFTYSSSAASAEALEAELNSLGVKAKGYQSNAADFNEAQTFVDAVLADFGTVDILINNAGITKDNLLMRMSEADFDQVIDVNLKSVFNMTKAIQKTFLKQRAGSIINISSVVGVSGNAGQTNYATSKAGAIGFTKSVALELGSRNIRCNAIAPGFIETEMTAKLSEDVVKGWREGIPLKRGGTPEDVANACLFLASDMSGYITGQVLNVCGGMLT, encoded by the coding sequence ATGAAATTACTAGAAGGAAAAGTTGCAATTATTACTGGTGCAAGCCGTGGAATTGGAAAAGGAATTGCTGAAGTTTTTGCTAAACATGGAGCAAACGTTGCTTTTACATACAGCTCATCTGCTGCATCTGCAGAAGCTTTAGAAGCAGAATTAAATAGTTTAGGAGTAAAAGCTAAAGGATACCAATCTAATGCAGCAGATTTTAACGAAGCTCAGACTTTTGTTGATGCTGTTTTAGCAGATTTTGGAACTGTTGACATCTTAATCAATAATGCTGGAATTACAAAAGACAATTTGCTAATGCGTATGTCTGAGGCAGATTTTGACCAAGTAATTGATGTGAATTTGAAATCGGTTTTTAATATGACAAAAGCGATTCAGAAAACTTTCTTAAAACAAAGAGCAGGATCTATCATTAACATTAGTTCTGTTGTTGGAGTTTCTGGAAACGCAGGTCAGACAAACTATGCGACTTCTAAAGCTGGTGCAATCGGATTTACAAAATCTGTAGCTCTTGAGTTAGGTTCTCGTAACATTCGTTGCAACGCAATCGCTCCAGGTTTTATCGAAACTGAAATGACTGCAAAATTATCAGAAGATGTAGTAAAAGGATGGAGAGAAGGTATTCCGTTGAAACGTGGAGGAACTCCAGAAGATGTAGCAAATGCTTGTTTATTCCTTGCATCAGACATGAGCGGTTACATTACAGGACAAGTTCTTAATGTTTGCGGAGGAATGCTTACATAA
- a CDS encoding nuclear transport factor 2 family protein — MSIKEFVQKFYKSDALIDSEILKTYLHPDVILEWNSNKGFIQMDYDSIIEMANELSRAYVRSKVRISHIISEDDLVSVRYSHFVKTIENPREEMLLAHFATIWQIKDDKLYRGYQMSQFS; from the coding sequence ATGTCTATTAAAGAATTTGTTCAGAAATTTTATAAGTCAGATGCCTTAATTGATAGCGAAATTTTAAAAACATATCTGCATCCTGATGTTATTCTTGAATGGAACAGCAACAAAGGTTTTATTCAAATGGATTATGATTCGATAATTGAAATGGCCAATGAGCTTAGTCGTGCCTATGTACGTTCTAAAGTTAGAATTAGCCATATTATTAGCGAAGATGATTTAGTATCAGTACGTTACTCTCATTTTGTAAAAACAATCGAGAATCCTAGAGAAGAAATGCTTTTAGCACATTTTGCAACCATTTGGCAGATAAAAGATGATAAACTTTATAGAGGTTATCAAATGAGTCAATTTTCTTAA
- a CDS encoding substrate import-associated zinc metallohydrolase lipoprotein, with protein sequence MLAIGGPDFVKKIAPREIVLVGGVNLNSVGTRTLGLAEGGQRVTLFETDYIDQTNRANVSEFIHTIQHEYIHILNQNKPFDEKTWKTLTPGGYTADWYNYEIPESNELGFITSYARSNINEDFAETASMILIYSKDEYADFLAGIQSPFALQALKAKEAIVVKYFKEAFNMDFYALRDEAEKNTTSVIN encoded by the coding sequence ATGCTCGCAATTGGAGGTCCAGATTTCGTAAAGAAAATAGCGCCAAGAGAAATTGTTTTGGTTGGAGGAGTTAACTTAAATAGTGTAGGAACGAGAACTTTAGGTTTGGCTGAAGGAGGACAAAGAGTTACTTTGTTTGAAACAGATTATATCGATCAAACAAATCGTGCAAACGTATCAGAGTTTATTCATACAATTCAGCATGAGTACATTCACATTCTAAATCAGAACAAACCTTTTGATGAAAAAACTTGGAAAACATTGACACCAGGCGGTTATACTGCAGATTGGTATAATTATGAAATTCCAGAATCAAATGAACTAGGATTTATTACAAGTTACGCAAGATCAAATATCAATGAAGATTTTGCAGAAACGGCTTCTATGATTTTAATTTATTCAAAAGACGAATATGCTGACTTTTTAGCAGGAATTCAAAGTCCATTTGCGCTTCAAGCCTTAAAAGCAAAAGAAGCCATTGTGGTGAAATATTTTAAAGAGGCATTCAATATGGATTTTTATGCTTTAAGAGATGAAGCAGAAAAAAATACAACATCTGTAATTAATTAA